Proteins encoded within one genomic window of Panicum virgatum strain AP13 chromosome 1N, P.virgatum_v5, whole genome shotgun sequence:
- the LOC120654529 gene encoding phosphatidate cytidylyltransferase 4, chloroplastic-like yields the protein MLPCAFHVHILPKTTPWGGRKKKDLCSHRSLRLLTPLPPNPTPFPPPMAAPAPAPAATHLQPPLLLLPSPPRPHPPLRLRFLLPSPPPLRLRRRFPLLAAAAVSAGGGGGEEAARKAEKARQLQKRVLVGVAIGVGAGGIVVAGGWVFAAAVSAAVLAGSREYFELVRSTAGGGGTPPPRYVSRVCSAICALMPILTLYYGHMDVTVTFSAFVIAISLLLQRGNPRFAQLTSSVFGLFYCGYLPSFWVKLRSGLAAPALNTRIAYNWPILLGGPAHWTVGLVATLMAISSIIAADTSAFLCGRAFGRTPLTNISPKKTLEGALAGLAGCVLTTVLLSTVLRWPRSLLSATAYGILIFLGSLFGDLVESLIKRDAGVKDSGSLIPGHGGILDRVDSYVFTGALCYSFVRVALPLYGV from the exons ATGCTTCCATGTGCTTTCCATGTGCACATTCTTCCCAAAACAACGCCGTGGGGAGggcgaaaaaaaaaagatctttgTTCACATCGAAGTCTCCGCCTCCTCACTCCCCTGCCCCCCAATCCCACCCCGTTCCCACCTCCCATggcggccccggcgccggcgccggcggccacacACCTCCAGCCTCCGCTCCTCCTGCTTCCATCCCCGCCGCGGCCCCACCCTCCTCTCCGGCTCCGCTTCCTCCTGCCGtccccgccgcccctccgcctgcgccgccgcttcccgctcctcgcggccgctgctgtctccgccggcggcgggggcggggaggaAGCCGCCAGGAAGGCCGAAAAGGCCCGGCAACTACAGAAGCGGGTCCTTGTGGGAGTTGCCATCGGGGTGGGCGCAGGCGGCAtcgtggtcgccggcggctgggTCTTCGCCGCCGCGGTGTCAGCTGCCGTCCTTGCCGGCTCCCGCGAGTACTTCGAGCTCGTCCGCAGCACTGCCGGTGGAGGcgggaccccgccgccgcgctacGTGTCCCGCGTGTGCTCCGCCATCTGCGCTCTCATGCCTATCCTGACGCT GTACTATGGACACATGGATGTTACCGTGACGTTTTCTGCATTCGTTATTGCAATATCGTTGCTATTACAAAGAGGAAATCCTCGTTTTGCTCAGCTAACTAGTTCAGTTTTTGGATTATTTTACTGTGGCTATCTTCCTTCTTTCTGGGTTAAGCTTCGCTCGGGACTAGCTGCCCCTGCCTTGAATACGA GAATAGCATACAATTGGCCAATTCTTCTCGGTGGACCAGCTCACTGGACGGTTGGACTTGTAGCAACCTTGATGGCTATTAGTAGCATCATTGCTGCAGACACATCAGCTTTTCTTTGTGGAAGG GCATTTGGCCGTACGCCTTTGACTAACATAAGCCCTAAGAAGACCTTGGAGGGTGCTTTAGCTGGTCTCGCTGGCTGTGTACTGACCACTGTGCTGCTGTCAACTGTCTTACGCTGGCCAAGATCTCTGTTGAG TGCTACAGCTTATGGAATCCTGATCTTTCTGGGTTCATTATTTGGGGATCTTGTTGAATCTCTGATTAAGCGTGATGCTGGTGTGAAGGACTCTGGATCGCTCATTCCTGGTCATG GTGGAATACTTGACCGAGTTGACAGCTATGTTTTCACAGGGGCACTTTGTTACTCTTTTGTCAGAGTAGCTCTACCCTTGTATGGGGTCTGA
- the LOC120654528 gene encoding Golgi SNAP receptor complex member 1-2-like has translation MMSSSDDAAAAALELQESGWEELRREARKLEGDLDVKLSSYARLAARSSSSSASGAASPTADRSSWKSMEFEIQSLLGKLQDVNDAMSRCAASTAPTTSVSQKLARHRDILHEFTQEFRRTRGNLSSMREHADLLSSVREDITESKGTGGMSPRVHLLRERASIHGSINQIDEVIGQAQSTRVALSNQRALFGDVQGKVKQLGEKFPIIRGLLGAIKRKKSKDTIILSAVIAACTMFLIIYWLSK, from the exons ATGATGTCTTCGTCGGACgatgcggcggcagcggcgctggaGCTGCAGGAGTCCGGGTGGGAGGAGCTGCGGCGGGAGGCGCGCAAGCTGGAGGGTGACCTCGACGTAAAGCTCTCCTCCTAcgcgcgcctcgccgcgcgctcctcctcctcctccgcctcgggcGCCGCCTCCCCCACCGCCGACCGCTCCTCCTGGAAGTCCATGGAGTTCGAGATCCAGTCGCTGCTCGGCAAGCTGCAGGACGTCAACGACGCCATGAGCCgctgcgccgcctccaccgcccccACCACGTCCGTCTCCCAGAAGCTCGCGCGCCACCGCGACATCCTCCACGAGTTCACGCAG GAGTTCAGGAGGACGAGGGGGAACCTGAGCTCCATGAGGGAGCACGCCGATCTCCTCAGCTCCGTGCGTGAAGACATTACCGAGTCCAAG GGCACCGGTGGCATGTCGCCAAGAGTGCATTTACTCAGGGAGAGGGCTTCCATTCATGGCAGCATCAACCAG ATTGATGAGGTAATCGGCCAAGCTCAAAGCACAAGGGTGGCCCTTTCAAATCAGAGGGCCTTGTTTGGAGATGTTCAAGGAAAAGTCAAGCAGTTGGGTGAAAAGTTCCCGATAATCAGAGGTCTTCTTG GTGCCATTAAGAGGAAGAAATCAAAGGATACTATAATTCTTTCAGCAGTGATCGCGGCTTGCACCATGTTTTTGATTATTTACTGGCTTTCAAAATGA